The Streptomyces sp. NBC_01463 DNA window CCGCTGGTAGATCGCCTTGACGTTGTGACTCACCGATCCGTAGTAGCCGCGCGTGGCCCAGGTCTTCTCCAGCGCCGGCGGCAGGGCGAAGTCCTCGGCGATCTCCGGACCGGTCAGGCCCTGGTTGAGCAGGCGCAGCGTCTGGTCGTGGAGATAGGCGTAGAGGTCACGCTGGGCGCTGAGGAACGCGGTGAGCTCCTGCTCGCCCCAGGTGGGCCAGTGGTGGGAGGCGAAGACGACGTCGGCCTGCCCCTCGAACATCACCAGGGCCTCGTTGAGGTAGTGCGCCCAGATACGGGAGTCACGGACGACCGCTCCGCGCAGGGTGAGGACGTTGTGCAGGGTGTGGGTGGCGTTCTCGGCCATGCACAGGGCCCGGTGGTCGGGGAAGAGGAAGTTCATCTCCGAGGGGGCCTCGGTGCCCGGGGTGAGCTGGAAGACGATCCGTACCCCGTCCAGGGTGAGTTCCTGGCCGGTCTCGGCGATGTCCACGGTCGGCGGTACGAGACTGATCGTCCCGAGCGCGGTGGCGCTGCCCAGACCGCAGCCGATCTGCCCCTCGGGGCTCTTGGGCAGCCCCATGCCGTACATGTACACCCCGCGGCGGCTCATGGCGTTGCCCGCGTACACGTTCTCCGAGACGGCGTGCTCCATGAACCCGGACGGCGCGATGACGGGGATGTCCGTGACGCCGTGGGGGACGATGGCGCGGGAACCGCCGAAGTGGTCGCCGTGGGAGTGGGTGTAGATCATCGCCTTCACCGCGCGCTCGCCGCGGTGGGCGCGGTACAGCGCCAGACCGGCCGCGGCGGTCTCCACGGACATCAGCGGGTCGACCACGACGACACCGCTGTCGCCCTCGACCAGCGTCATGTTCGACAGGTCCACACCGCGGATCTGGTAGATGCCCTCGGTCACCTCGTACAGGCCGCTGCGCGCACACAGACCACCCTGACGCCACAGACTGGGGTTGGCGGTGTCCGGACACTCGGCATCCATGAAGGCGTACGCCGCCGTGTCGAACACCACCTTGCCCGACTCGTCCTTCACCACCGGGTCGGGCAGCGCCGCGATGAACCCGCGATCGGCGTTCGTCGCGGCCGTGGTGTCCTCGAAGGGCAGGTCAGTGACACGCATGCGGTCTCCCGGGCTCGTCGCCAGAATCACGTACTGCGCCTCATTCACCTACACAGCCGGTGCCGCCGCTCGGACGAGTAGCCCGTCCGGGTGACGCACACGCCTGGCCGGTCGCGGGTCCCGGCCGTTCGCTGCCGGCGGCTTCGGGGCCGCGGCAGCGACCGCTTCACCGCGTGTCAGTCAGCGGCCGGTGCCTCGTACGTTTCAGCCATGCGCCTGCCCACGCGGGCCGTCGTTTCACGCAGCCAGATGTGCGCCGCGTCGTGTGTGTGCACCGGATGCCACCACATCGCCTCGCGCAGCGGCACCGCCTCGTAAGGGGGCTCCACGACGCGCACGGCGGCGAGCGGTGCGAGGAGCCGGGCGAGACGTGCCTGGATCAGGGCGATGCGCCGGGTGCCCGCCACCATCAGCGGCAGCAGCTGGAAACTGTCGACGGACACTTCCACGCGCGGCTCGATGCCGAGCATGCCGAGCTGGCGCACGGCCGGGGCGTCGTAGGTCCTCTGGTAGGTGACCCACGGCAGCCGGCCCAGATCGTCCCGGGTGAGCCGGTCGTCGACGCTCGGATGGCCGTCCGCGACGAGGAAGACCCATGTGTCGTCGTAGAGGTCGGTGGAGGGGAAGCCGCTGATCACGCCGTGCGGCATGAGCAGTCCGTCGGTGGTGCTCAGCAGCGTGGCCGTGTCGTCGACCACGGTGGGCGGGGTCTGGACGAAGCGCAGCCGGATTCCGGGCGCCTCCTCGTGGACCACCCGGGCGAGCTCCGCACCGAACACGGCGACCGCGTAGTCGGATGCGACCAGCTTGAACTCGCGCTTCTCGCTGCCCGGATCGAATTCGGCCTGGCTCGCGAAAAGGCGTTCCACCACTTCGTAGGCGGCGGAAGTCCGTTGCAGGAGGACCTGCCCGAGAGCGGTCAGTTCGTAGTGGCCGCCGACACGGGCAAGGAGTTCGTCGTCGAAGTGGCGGCGCAGCCGGGCCAGCGAAGCGCTCATCGCGGGCTGGCTGAGACCGACGCGCTGCCCGGCCCTGGTGACGTTGCGTTCCTCCAGCAGGGCGCGCAGGGCGACGACGAGGTTCAGGTCGAGGCGGGCCAGATTCACGGGACTTCCCTTGCTGTAAGGCGCTGACCGCAAGGAATAGATGCGATGGATGAAGGCCATCCACGGAATCGATTTCCCTGATTGCGGGTGCCGGGTCCAGATTAGTCGCATCGCAACCAGGAGGACATGTTCGTGAATTCTGCATCCGCGTCCGCGCTCTTCTCAGGCCCGTTCGCGCTGGCCACGCTCTCGGCACCGGACGGACCGCCCTTCCCCGCACTCGTCACGGCGGACGCCCAGGTGCTCGACCTGCGGGCGGTCTTCGGCGACGACGGCCTGTCCATCCGCGGCCTCCTGGAGATCTGGGACACGGCCGCGGCGCGCGTGGCGGCCCTGGCCGAAGACAGCGGGCCGGAGCGCATGCCGCTGGCGGATTTCCGGGTGCATGCTCCGGTCGAGCCGCGCCAGGTGTTCCAGTCCGGCGCCAACTACCGGCAGCACGTCATCGATCTGCATGTCGCGCACCGGGACCCGGCCGACGAGCGCTCCGAGGAGGAGCGGCGCGCCGAGGCCGCGGAGATCATGGACCGTCGGGCGGCCGAGGACCTGCCCTACGTCTTCACCGGTCTGCCGAGTGCGATCACCGGTCCGTACGACGACGTCGTGCTTCCAGCCTGGGCCGAGAAGCCCGACTGGGAGCTGGAGCTCGTCGCGGTCATCGGCCGGCCGGCCCACCGGGTGTCCGCGGAAGAGGCCCTCGACCACATCGCCGGCTACACCATCGCCAACGACCTGACCGACCGGGCCACGGTCTTCCGCCGTGACATGCCGCAGATCGGGACGGACTGGCTGCGCAGCAAGAACGCGCCGGGTTTCACCCCGCTCGGCCCCTGGATCGTGCCCACCGCGTCGATCGCGGACCCCGGCGACCTGCGTCTCGTGCTGAAGCTGAACGGCGAGACCATGCAGGACGAGTCGACCAAGGACATGATCTTCGACGTGGCGCGCGTGGTGTCCTACGCCTCGCAGACGGCCCAACTGCTGCCCGGGGACCTGGTCCTGACAGGCTCCCCGGCCGGCAACGGCATGCACTGGGGCCGGCTGCTGCGCGACGGCGACGTCATGGACGGTTCCGTGACGGGTCTCGGTGTTCAGCGCACCCGCTGTGTCACCGAGGTGTCGTCGTGACTCCCGACCGCCACGACCCCGAAGGGTCGATCGCGCGAGCCGCCCGCGCGTACTCCAACTGGGGCCGCTGGGGCGACGACGACGTGCTCGGCACGCTCAACTTCCTGGACGAGGCGAAGCGGCGCGAAGCGGCCACGCTCGTCCGCCGGGGCGTCAGCTTCTCTCTCGCCCAGAGCTTCGACATGCACGGCCCGCAGAAGGGCTGGCGGCGGCGCACGAATCCGGTGCACACCATGCTCGACACCGGCACCGACGCGGCCCTCGGGCTGCAGGGCTTCCCGCACGGTCTCGGCGGTGCCGACGACGTCATAGCGATGCCGTTGCAGTGCTCGACCCAATGGGACGGGCTCGGCCATATCTTCGACCACGGCAAGGCGTGGAACGGCCGGGACGCGGCGAGGACCGTCACCTCCGAAGGTGACCTGGTCACCGGCATCGAGCACATGGCCCCGCACGTGGCCGGACGCGGCGTGCTCCTGGATGTCGGCCGCACGACCGGTGAGGACGGTGAACTCCCCGACGGCTTCGCCATCACCGGGGAACATCTGACAGGAACCGCGGAGGCGCAGGGTGTGGCTGTCGGCCGCGGCGACATCGTGCTGATTCGTACCGGACAGCTCGCCCGCGCCCGCCGCGACGGCTGGGGCGACTACGCAGGCGGCCCGGCTCCCGGCCTGTCCTTCACTACGGCGGGCTGGCTGCACGGCACCGAGATCGCCGCGATCGCCACCGATACCTGGGGTTTCGAGGTCCGGCCCAACGAGTTCGACGTCGCGTTCCAGCCGCTGCACCAGGTC harbors:
- a CDS encoding MBL fold metallo-hydrolase; translation: MRVTDLPFEDTTAATNADRGFIAALPDPVVKDESGKVVFDTAAYAFMDAECPDTANPSLWRQGGLCARSGLYEVTEGIYQIRGVDLSNMTLVEGDSGVVVVDPLMSVETAAAGLALYRAHRGERAVKAMIYTHSHGDHFGGSRAIVPHGVTDIPVIAPSGFMEHAVSENVYAGNAMSRRGVYMYGMGLPKSPEGQIGCGLGSATALGTISLVPPTVDIAETGQELTLDGVRIVFQLTPGTEAPSEMNFLFPDHRALCMAENATHTLHNVLTLRGAVVRDSRIWAHYLNEALVMFEGQADVVFASHHWPTWGEQELTAFLSAQRDLYAYLHDQTLRLLNQGLTGPEIAEDFALPPALEKTWATRGYYGSVSHNVKAIYQRYMGWFDGNPAHLWEHPPTELAKRFTADYGGIDALVAKGREYAEAGDLRFAATLLNHGVFAEPGHKGVREALAGVYDRLGHGAENATWRNFYLTAAMELRGSVATTVVDLANPEMAMALSVDQIIDTLAIRIDGPRAWDTGLTMDWHLTDENRTWHLTLSNGALTYRTSEGAPATGGADLTLSLTKPQLLGVVAGRGLDGITTHGDAAVFQKLAGFLDTADPDFAIVTP
- a CDS encoding LysR family transcriptional regulator — translated: MNLARLDLNLVVALRALLEERNVTRAGQRVGLSQPAMSASLARLRRHFDDELLARVGGHYELTALGQVLLQRTSAAYEVVERLFASQAEFDPGSEKREFKLVASDYAVAVFGAELARVVHEEAPGIRLRFVQTPPTVVDDTATLLSTTDGLLMPHGVISGFPSTDLYDDTWVFLVADGHPSVDDRLTRDDLGRLPWVTYQRTYDAPAVRQLGMLGIEPRVEVSVDSFQLLPLMVAGTRRIALIQARLARLLAPLAAVRVVEPPYEAVPLREAMWWHPVHTHDAAHIWLRETTARVGRRMAETYEAPAAD
- a CDS encoding fumarylacetoacetate hydrolase family protein codes for the protein MFVNSASASALFSGPFALATLSAPDGPPFPALVTADAQVLDLRAVFGDDGLSIRGLLEIWDTAAARVAALAEDSGPERMPLADFRVHAPVEPRQVFQSGANYRQHVIDLHVAHRDPADERSEEERRAEAAEIMDRRAAEDLPYVFTGLPSAITGPYDDVVLPAWAEKPDWELELVAVIGRPAHRVSAEEALDHIAGYTIANDLTDRATVFRRDMPQIGTDWLRSKNAPGFTPLGPWIVPTASIADPGDLRLVLKLNGETMQDESTKDMIFDVARVVSYASQTAQLLPGDLVLTGSPAGNGMHWGRLLRDGDVMDGSVTGLGVQRTRCVTEVSS
- a CDS encoding cyclase family protein, which translates into the protein MTPDRHDPEGSIARAARAYSNWGRWGDDDVLGTLNFLDEAKRREAATLVRRGVSFSLAQSFDMHGPQKGWRRRTNPVHTMLDTGTDAALGLQGFPHGLGGADDVIAMPLQCSTQWDGLGHIFDHGKAWNGRDAARTVTSEGDLVTGIEHMAPHVAGRGVLLDVGRTTGEDGELPDGFAITGEHLTGTAEAQGVAVGRGDIVLIRTGQLARARRDGWGDYAGGPAPGLSFTTAGWLHGTEIAAIATDTWGFEVRPNEFDVAFQPLHQVAIPNIGLLIGEMWDLEALAEDCAADGAYEFLLTAAPLPITGAVGSPVNPIAVK